One Tunturibacter gelidoferens genomic region harbors:
- a CDS encoding VWA domain-containing protein produces MVRRPSGREDGIGAEMEINIRDKVVVGVDRRRDWVAGRQRGRRAVWGLVVLLCLGLWGAAGSEVCRGQEQENPLDVVHTPAPPAPPKTPEEKKPVIEGAANAAALATSRRDARIRVDVNLVLIPATVTDSMNRLVTGLERENFEVFDNNVGQVIKSFSTQDAPVTIGIIFDLSGSMSSKFVRARKALSEFLRTSNPQDEFFVVGFNDRPAVIVDYTSDVDDVEARMVMLKPENRTALIDAIYLGVDKLKQAKYERKALLIISDGGDNRSRYTEGELRRVVRESDVQIYSIGIFDQYAPTTEEQLGPILLTDICDMTGGRMFRVSELGDLGDIASRISAELRNEYVIGYRPSEVKQDGNWRKLKIRLVPPPGLPNLTVHNRQGYYAPSQ; encoded by the coding sequence ATGGTACGACGGCCAAGTGGTCGCGAGGATGGCATAGGTGCCGAGATGGAGATCAACATACGGGACAAGGTAGTTGTCGGAGTCGACAGGCGGAGAGATTGGGTGGCAGGTCGCCAGAGAGGGCGTCGGGCTGTGTGGGGGCTCGTGGTGCTGCTGTGCCTGGGGTTGTGGGGTGCAGCGGGAAGTGAAGTCTGTCGCGGGCAGGAGCAGGAGAATCCGCTGGATGTGGTACATACGCCGGCGCCACCGGCTCCTCCGAAGACGCCTGAGGAGAAGAAGCCGGTGATTGAGGGTGCGGCGAACGCGGCTGCGCTGGCAACCTCGAGACGGGATGCGCGGATTCGTGTGGATGTGAACCTGGTGTTGATTCCAGCGACTGTTACTGACTCGATGAACCGGCTAGTCACGGGATTGGAGCGGGAGAACTTCGAGGTCTTCGACAACAATGTGGGGCAGGTGATTAAGAGCTTTTCGACGCAGGATGCGCCGGTAACGATCGGAATCATCTTCGACCTGAGCGGGAGCATGTCGTCGAAGTTTGTGCGGGCTCGGAAGGCGCTCAGTGAGTTTTTGAGGACGTCGAATCCGCAGGACGAATTTTTCGTGGTGGGGTTCAATGATCGGCCAGCGGTGATTGTGGACTATACGTCGGATGTCGACGATGTAGAGGCGCGGATGGTGATGTTGAAGCCCGAGAACCGGACAGCGCTGATCGATGCGATCTATCTGGGTGTGGATAAGCTGAAGCAGGCGAAGTATGAACGGAAGGCGTTGCTGATTATCTCGGACGGCGGGGATAATCGAAGCCGATATACGGAGGGCGAGCTGCGGCGAGTGGTTCGAGAGAGCGATGTACAGATTTACTCGATCGGGATCTTCGACCAGTATGCGCCGACGACCGAGGAGCAGCTAGGACCTATTCTGCTGACGGATATCTGCGACATGACCGGAGGACGGATGTTCCGAGTGTCGGAGTTGGGGGATCTGGGCGATATTGCTTCGCGGATTAGCGCGGAGCTAAGGAATGAATATGTGATCGGGTACAGGCCTTCGGAGGTGAAGCAGGATGGGAACTGGCGTAAATTGAAGATACGACTCGTTCCGCCGCCAGGGCTTCCGAACCTGACGGTACATAATCGCCAGGGATACTATGCACCTTCGCAGTAA
- a CDS encoding DUF1015 domain-containing protein: MARLYPFRALRYDPARVNMEDVVTQPYDKISPAMQQRYYEASPYNLIRVILGKHEPGDTEAQDFLPAGEKAHNVYTRAAETIREWRRDRVLAEESEPAVYGYSQTYEVPGTNETRERRGFIALGHLYDYADKVVYRHEQTFPKHKSDRLALFKATRAYCEQIYMLYSDPAFTAEKLIFGANGPGKNFSGMIGPDTAPADLAITDEYNVVHRLWKITDPNIINLLLTAMADKKLIIADGHHRYETSVAYAKERSAQLKLPFKQPIPGDEDGSPSVIADGDTRSTLPTPAFPEAAMMMTFVNMDAPGITILPTHRVVHGLPNFSSPDFVTKASAFFNVKELATPDLADLNATPGTAFLAATGDGNYLLTPKPDIIAAALKGISPRQAQLDVVQLHSIILDKLLGLDQETITRLGNVRYIREASEATALVASGEADIAFLIKPITLDQLRDISLSGDVMPQKSTDFYPKLLSGLAIYALD; the protein is encoded by the coding sequence ATGGCCCGTCTTTACCCCTTCCGCGCCCTCCGTTACGACCCCGCTCGCGTCAACATGGAAGACGTCGTCACCCAGCCCTACGACAAGATCTCCCCGGCCATGCAGCAGCGCTACTACGAAGCCAGCCCCTACAACCTCATCCGCGTCATCCTCGGCAAACACGAACCAGGCGACACCGAAGCCCAGGACTTCCTCCCCGCTGGCGAGAAGGCGCACAACGTCTATACCCGCGCCGCCGAGACCATCCGCGAGTGGCGCCGCGATCGCGTCCTCGCAGAAGAGTCCGAGCCCGCCGTCTACGGCTACTCCCAGACCTACGAAGTGCCCGGCACCAACGAGACCCGCGAACGCCGCGGCTTCATCGCCCTCGGCCACCTCTACGACTACGCCGACAAGGTCGTCTACCGCCACGAGCAGACCTTCCCCAAGCACAAGTCCGACCGCCTCGCCCTCTTCAAGGCCACCCGCGCCTACTGCGAGCAGATCTACATGCTCTACTCCGACCCTGCATTCACCGCCGAAAAGCTCATCTTCGGCGCCAACGGCCCCGGCAAAAACTTCAGCGGCATGATCGGACCGGACACCGCCCCAGCCGACCTCGCCATCACCGACGAGTACAACGTCGTCCACCGCCTCTGGAAGATCACCGACCCCAACATCATCAATCTCCTCCTCACCGCCATGGCCGACAAAAAACTCATCATCGCCGACGGCCATCACCGCTACGAGACCTCCGTCGCCTACGCCAAGGAGCGCTCAGCCCAACTCAAGCTCCCCTTCAAGCAGCCCATCCCCGGCGACGAAGACGGCTCCCCATCGGTCATCGCGGACGGCGACACCCGCTCCACCCTGCCCACCCCCGCCTTCCCCGAAGCCGCCATGATGATGACCTTCGTCAATATGGACGCGCCCGGCATTACCATCCTCCCCACCCACCGCGTCGTCCACGGTCTGCCCAATTTCAGCTCACCCGACTTCGTCACCAAAGCCAGCGCCTTCTTCAACGTCAAAGAACTCGCCACCCCCGACCTCGCCGACCTCAACGCCACTCCCGGCACCGCCTTCCTCGCCGCCACCGGCGACGGCAACTACCTCCTCACCCCAAAGCCCGACATCATCGCAGCGGCCCTCAAAGGCATCTCCCCCCGCCAGGCCCAGCTCGATGTCGTGCAGCTCCACAGCATCATCCTCGACAAGCTCCTCGGCCTCGATCAGGAGACCATCACCCGCCTCGGCAACGTCCGCTACATCCGCGAGGCCTCCGAAGCCACCGCGCTCGTCGCCAGCGGCGAAGCAGACATCGCCTTCCTCATCAAACCCATCACCCTCGACCAGCTCCGCGACATCTCCCTCTCCGGCGACGTCATGCCCCAGAAATCCACCGACTTCTACCCAAAACTCCTAAGCGGCCTAGCCATCTACGCCCTCGACTAA
- a CDS encoding N-acetylmuramoyl-L-alanine amidase family protein, with protein MATAFNCSEPIHAAVSVKTPYFAFLSPLHPTLYNHPDTLLTHPCKQFAPRLFLVLLTSLAPITAQAQQPIPRTTIFLDPAHGGADSGARLSDSLPEKSLTLTFAARLRALLSTSGFSVIATRDSDPSVPFTTDQRAEIANHSHPTACLVLHATASGNGIHIITSDVPPPDDDDTDTHHAIPWDTAQSASIPQSLALANSLGLALLHSRLPVLLTRSSLRPLDNLTCPAVAIEIAPLVPADGEATPVSDANYQQQIAQAIATGLANWRRNQNPAAGAAR; from the coding sequence GTGGCTACAGCTTTCAATTGCAGCGAACCGATTCATGCTGCGGTATCCGTCAAGACCCCGTATTTCGCTTTTCTCTCCCCACTCCACCCCACCCTTTACAATCATCCAGACACTCTCTTGACTCATCCCTGCAAACAATTCGCCCCGCGCCTCTTCCTCGTCCTCCTGACGAGCCTCGCCCCCATCACCGCTCAAGCCCAGCAGCCCATCCCCCGCACCACTATCTTCCTCGACCCCGCCCACGGCGGCGCGGACTCCGGCGCCAGACTCTCCGACAGCCTCCCCGAAAAATCCCTCACCCTCACCTTCGCCGCTCGCCTCCGCGCTCTCCTCTCCACCAGCGGTTTCTCGGTCATCGCCACCCGCGACTCCGACCCCTCTGTCCCCTTCACCACCGACCAGCGCGCCGAGATCGCCAACCACTCCCACCCCACCGCCTGCCTCGTCCTCCACGCCACCGCCAGCGGCAACGGCATCCACATCATCACCTCCGACGTTCCCCCACCCGACGACGACGACACCGACACCCACCACGCGATCCCCTGGGACACCGCCCAATCCGCCTCCATCCCCCAGAGCCTCGCCCTCGCCAACTCCCTCGGCCTCGCCCTCCTCCACTCCAGGCTCCCCGTCCTCCTCACGCGCTCCTCCCTCCGCCCTCTCGACAACCTCACCTGCCCCGCCGTCGCCATCGAGATCGCCCCCCTCGTCCCCGCCGACGGTGAGGCCACCCCCGTCAGCGACGCCAACTACCAGCAGCAGATCGCCCAGGCCATCGCCACCGGCCTCGCCAACTGGCGCAGAAACCAAAACCCCGCCGCCGGAGCCGCCCGATGA